The Leucobacter viscericola genome includes a window with the following:
- a CDS encoding SulP family inorganic anion transporter, translating to MKFRVLPGLHRNNVAQEALSGVTLLAIAVPLNIGYAQIAGLPATAGLYSLILPCIVFALIASTRQLIVSPDAAAAALVAASLGGLATAGDKDYIQLAMAQAIIGAVLFGLCAVFKLGFLANFLSEPILVGFVGGLALDILLSQVAKMLGVHVNSGDEFIPRVGELFAGLGTTNGWSLLISVLAIMVLVGGRRLARLVPWALIVLIVGTVAVVLTNAESAGVAVLGAVEAGPPAITWPQITSTQWLQVTPSAFALTLVAVAEGLLVARRYGQKHGYTTSPNRDLAAFGAANFAAGVSGGFTIGSSTSRTAALDDAGSRTQLPAIVAALGTLLLVLFGTALLEHIPSAAIGAIVAVAVLPLLGIKDLISLWRERKFEFAVAVICFLGTLLLGPIIGIMLAFVLSLINLARRAASPRIDLLTEAESGGITATPLTPEASNGGSNVAVVRFAAPVFFANAGVLSDQLTSLILAGSANGLRHLVLDCEAITDIDVTGAKALREVESIAATAKITLHLSRVRPEIASAFSDFGLFDGASTFVTNEQAIRTLTPSSP from the coding sequence ATGAAGTTTCGAGTGTTACCGGGACTGCACCGCAACAACGTTGCGCAGGAGGCACTTTCGGGTGTCACCCTGCTCGCGATAGCGGTGCCACTGAACATCGGATACGCCCAGATCGCAGGGTTACCCGCCACCGCGGGGCTCTACTCGCTCATTTTGCCCTGCATTGTGTTTGCGCTCATCGCTTCAACCCGGCAACTCATCGTCTCACCAGATGCGGCAGCGGCGGCACTTGTGGCGGCGTCACTCGGTGGTCTCGCGACCGCGGGCGACAAGGACTACATTCAGTTGGCGATGGCTCAGGCAATCATCGGAGCCGTGCTCTTCGGCCTGTGTGCGGTGTTCAAACTCGGTTTTCTCGCCAACTTTCTCTCCGAGCCGATCCTCGTCGGGTTTGTCGGGGGACTTGCTCTCGACATTCTGCTCAGCCAGGTTGCGAAGATGCTCGGTGTGCACGTAAACAGTGGCGACGAGTTCATTCCTCGAGTGGGGGAGCTGTTTGCAGGCCTCGGCACGACAAACGGCTGGTCCTTGCTCATCTCTGTGCTGGCAATTATGGTGCTCGTTGGAGGCAGGCGTTTGGCGCGGCTTGTGCCCTGGGCGCTCATCGTGCTTATCGTCGGTACCGTCGCGGTTGTGCTCACAAACGCGGAGTCAGCCGGGGTTGCGGTACTTGGCGCCGTCGAAGCGGGCCCTCCCGCCATCACGTGGCCTCAGATCACGTCGACGCAGTGGCTGCAGGTGACCCCGAGCGCCTTCGCACTCACGCTAGTAGCTGTTGCCGAGGGACTGCTTGTTGCACGGCGCTACGGCCAGAAACACGGCTACACAACGAGCCCGAACCGAGACCTCGCAGCGTTTGGTGCGGCCAACTTCGCGGCCGGTGTAAGTGGTGGGTTCACGATCGGTTCCTCAACCTCCCGCACCGCAGCGCTCGACGACGCGGGTTCGCGCACACAGCTGCCGGCGATCGTCGCGGCCCTCGGAACGCTGCTACTGGTGCTGTTTGGCACAGCACTGCTCGAGCACATTCCGTCAGCAGCCATCGGCGCGATTGTTGCGGTTGCGGTTCTTCCTCTGCTCGGGATCAAGGACCTCATTTCACTGTGGCGAGAACGGAAGTTCGAGTTTGCGGTTGCGGTTATCTGCTTCCTCGGCACCCTCCTGCTCGGGCCCATCATCGGTATCATGCTCGCGTTTGTGCTCTCACTGATAAACCTCGCGCGGCGGGCCGCGTCACCCAGGATCGATCTGCTGACCGAAGCTGAATCCGGTGGGATCACCGCGACACCGCTCACTCCGGAAGCCTCGAACGGCGGGTCAAACGTCGCCGTTGTGCGGTTCGCGGCTCCCGTGTTTTTTGCTAATGCCGGTGTGCTGAGCGATCAGCTCACAAGTCTCATCTTGGCCGGTTCGGCGAATGGCCTGCGTCATCTTGTCCTCGATTGTGAGGCAATCACCGATATTGATGTCACCGGAGCAAAGGCACTGCGGGAGGTCGAGTCGATCGCAGCAACCGCAAAGATCACCCTGCACCTCTCGCGTGTGCGCCCGGAAATAGCGAGTGCGTTCAGCGACTTCGGTCTATTCGACGGCGCCAGCACCTTTGTCACTAATGAGCAGGCAATCAGAACCCTCACACCCAGCTCACCCTAG
- a CDS encoding GAP family protein, whose translation MTAVIGELLPFALGIMISPIPIIAAILMLLSPKARRTSLGFLAGWAVGIAVATVVFTLLSALIPEDGASDSKPIAGTITIILGALLLFLSIHEWRSRPRPGAEPAFPKWMAAIDTMTAPRGLALGFALAALNPKNLIMAASAGSVIAAGKMNTGQTITVVILFVIVAAASVGIPVIAYFVASDRLSAALEGMRKWLLTNNAVIMAVLLLVTGVSQIGKGIGKF comes from the coding sequence ATGACCGCAGTCATTGGAGAGCTACTGCCGTTCGCGCTCGGCATCATGATCAGTCCGATCCCCATCATCGCCGCAATTTTGATGCTGCTCTCGCCGAAAGCGCGACGAACGAGTCTCGGCTTCCTCGCCGGTTGGGCGGTTGGGATCGCTGTCGCTACCGTGGTGTTTACGCTGTTGTCGGCTCTCATTCCAGAAGACGGTGCCTCTGACTCAAAGCCCATTGCTGGGACCATAACGATTATTCTTGGCGCGCTGCTGCTGTTCCTCTCGATTCACGAGTGGCGTTCGCGGCCGAGGCCCGGAGCAGAACCGGCGTTCCCCAAGTGGATGGCCGCTATCGACACGATGACCGCACCGCGAGGCCTTGCCCTCGGTTTCGCACTCGCAGCGCTCAACCCGAAGAACCTGATCATGGCGGCCTCAGCTGGCTCCGTAATTGCTGCGGGAAAGATGAACACCGGGCAAACAATTACGGTCGTGATCTTGTTTGTTATCGTTGCGGCGGCTTCGGTTGGGATCCCGGTCATCGCATACTTTGTTGCCTCAGACCGCCTATCGGCCGCCCTGGAGGGGATGCGTAAGTGGCTTCTCACCAACAACGCGGTGATTATGGCGGTGCTGTTGCTGGTGACCGGCGTCTCTCAAATTGGAAAGGGAATCGGCAAGTTCTAG
- a CDS encoding DUF1269 domain-containing protein: MSDLIVFSFDSESEAEGAYERIQGLQDDLVVELAGLALVKVDENGKTHVESPGAVGNIGVGAAGGALFGTLIGILFFVPFLGLVFGGVLGGLFAGLDKTGLNSEFRSRVKDAVAEGRSAVVLYAVKLTEDKFADALAPFNGTIVQTSLSEADEKELAHDLGSK, encoded by the coding sequence ATGTCTGATCTCATCGTTTTCTCGTTTGATTCCGAATCCGAAGCCGAGGGCGCTTACGAGCGCATTCAGGGACTCCAGGACGACCTCGTCGTGGAGCTCGCGGGTCTCGCCCTCGTAAAGGTCGACGAGAACGGCAAGACACACGTTGAGAGTCCGGGTGCCGTCGGCAACATCGGGGTGGGCGCCGCGGGTGGAGCACTCTTCGGAACACTCATCGGGATCCTGTTCTTTGTGCCCTTCCTGGGTCTCGTGTTTGGTGGTGTCTTGGGTGGCCTCTTCGCAGGGCTCGACAAGACCGGGCTGAACAGCGAGTTCAGAAGCCGCGTGAAGGATGCCGTTGCTGAGGGGCGGTCGGCAGTTGTGCTCTACGCGGTGAAGCTGACCGAGGACAAGTTCGCGGATGCGCTCGCACCCTTCAACGGCACGATCGTGCAGACCTCACTCTCAGAGGCTGACGAAAAAGAACTCGCACACGATCTCGGTAGCAAGTAA
- a CDS encoding formylglycine-generating enzyme family protein yields MTEMVRIPAGSFVMGSTEFYPEEGPVHERTVETFDLDQHPVTNEEFAEFVAATGYVTVAERPLDPELFPELPEHELSPGALLFTPTSGPVRLDDWRQWWRWVPGANWKQPAGPRSHVRDRPTHPVIHVSYEDANAYAAWAGKRLPTEVEWEFAATHPDGPATYAWGNELHPNGELMANNWQGRFPYLNTGAKGWAGTSPVGSFPANHHGLVDMIGNVWEWTSTEFAERHATPSSCQCGPSPSASADGQLRRALKGGSHLCAPEYCLRYRPAARSPQSEDTATSHIGFRCARDV; encoded by the coding sequence ATGACAGAAATGGTGCGCATTCCGGCCGGAAGTTTCGTGATGGGGTCGACCGAGTTTTATCCCGAGGAAGGCCCGGTTCACGAGCGCACCGTCGAGACGTTTGACCTCGACCAGCACCCCGTCACCAATGAGGAGTTTGCCGAGTTCGTCGCCGCGACCGGTTACGTCACCGTGGCCGAGCGGCCGCTCGATCCTGAACTCTTCCCGGAGTTGCCCGAGCACGAACTCTCACCCGGCGCACTGCTGTTCACTCCAACGAGCGGACCCGTGCGACTTGACGACTGGCGGCAGTGGTGGCGGTGGGTACCTGGAGCCAACTGGAAGCAGCCCGCGGGGCCTCGGTCACACGTGCGGGATCGCCCAACCCACCCCGTTATTCACGTGTCTTACGAGGATGCCAACGCGTACGCAGCCTGGGCCGGCAAACGTTTGCCCACCGAGGTGGAGTGGGAGTTCGCAGCGACGCACCCTGACGGCCCGGCCACCTACGCGTGGGGCAACGAGTTGCACCCGAACGGTGAACTCATGGCGAACAACTGGCAGGGCCGCTTCCCCTACCTCAACACGGGAGCGAAAGGCTGGGCTGGCACCTCCCCCGTCGGCAGCTTCCCGGCGAACCATCACGGCCTCGTCGACATGATCGGCAATGTATGGGAGTGGACGAGCACTGAGTTTGCGGAGCGGCACGCAACGCCCTCGTCGTGCCAGTGTGGCCCGTCACCTTCGGCTTCCGCAGACGGCCAGCTTCGTCGCGCGCTCAAGGGTGGCTCCCACCTCTGCGCCCCCGAGTACTGCCTGCGGTACCGCCCGGCAGCGCGCTCCCCGCAGTCAGAGGACACGGCAACGAGTCACATCGGATTCCGGTGCGCTCGCGACGTGTGA
- a CDS encoding SulP family inorganic anion transporter, whose protein sequence is MATVTRRAPWFAPTLRGYKASWIGGDIIAGLSAGAVVIPQAMAYATIANLPVELGVYTCILPMIVYAFLGGSKAMSVSTTSTIATLTATTIVTAGVAAGSANTTDPGAAEQAVFTLTLLVGLILAVARLCNIGSLVENISQATLVGMKVGLGATVALGQVPKMLGVDVELSGHGFIKTLNATLEAVPALSIATLAFSAGTVAVLVLLPRIFSRIPAQLVVVFAGILLTALVPPVVSGIAVIAPVSTGLPLPTLPSFENVGALMPGALAIAVMAFLETASVARAMKAHRDPPIDSNQELLASSATNIVGAFFQCLPSAGGFSQSAVNQRAGARSQAAALVTAALAVLVLLFLAPVLSLLPQATLASMVFVAVVGLIDVRGMMRLFRLSKVEFWIAVVTALVGLSVGLLPAVAAGVVLTLGLVLHELNKPRIRVAPISAGLLEIQVLTPLYTANLLSTAQAVTAAAHTADPGTAIVVDLSAQNVISVTVLDGLRDLDSDLSADGYTVWFVNLPQGALTLAAKTSWWQRVEAEGRSVR, encoded by the coding sequence ATGGCTACCGTCACCCGTCGCGCCCCGTGGTTTGCGCCGACTCTGCGAGGTTACAAGGCCTCGTGGATCGGCGGCGACATCATTGCGGGGTTATCGGCGGGTGCCGTGGTCATCCCGCAGGCGATGGCCTACGCCACCATCGCGAACCTTCCGGTCGAGCTTGGGGTCTACACCTGCATTCTGCCGATGATCGTCTACGCGTTCCTCGGTGGTTCCAAGGCCATGAGCGTCTCGACGACCTCCACGATTGCGACGCTGACCGCAACCACCATCGTCACCGCCGGGGTGGCCGCAGGATCGGCGAACACTACTGATCCAGGGGCCGCAGAACAGGCCGTGTTCACGCTCACCCTGCTTGTCGGGCTCATTCTCGCGGTGGCTCGGCTGTGCAACATTGGCTCGCTGGTGGAAAACATCAGCCAGGCGACACTGGTCGGCATGAAAGTGGGACTCGGGGCAACTGTCGCGCTCGGCCAGGTGCCGAAGATGCTGGGTGTCGATGTTGAGTTGAGCGGGCACGGCTTCATTAAAACGCTGAACGCGACCCTCGAGGCGGTCCCGGCACTGAGCATTGCGACGCTCGCGTTTTCTGCTGGCACGGTGGCCGTGTTGGTGTTGCTGCCGCGGATTTTTTCACGGATTCCTGCGCAGCTCGTTGTGGTGTTTGCGGGGATTCTACTGACGGCGCTCGTGCCGCCGGTTGTTTCGGGCATCGCCGTGATCGCGCCCGTGTCGACCGGACTGCCGCTACCCACGCTGCCGTCTTTCGAAAACGTGGGTGCACTCATGCCCGGCGCCCTCGCTATTGCGGTGATGGCGTTTCTTGAAACCGCCTCAGTGGCCCGGGCCATGAAGGCGCACCGCGATCCTCCCATCGACAGCAACCAAGAGCTACTGGCCTCGAGTGCCACCAACATTGTGGGTGCGTTCTTTCAGTGCTTGCCCTCCGCCGGTGGATTCTCGCAGAGCGCGGTGAACCAGCGCGCGGGTGCTCGCAGTCAGGCTGCCGCACTCGTGACGGCCGCACTCGCGGTGCTGGTGCTGCTGTTCCTCGCTCCCGTCTTGAGCCTATTACCGCAGGCCACCCTCGCTTCGATGGTGTTCGTGGCGGTCGTTGGGCTCATCGATGTGCGTGGGATGATGCGTCTGTTTCGACTGAGCAAGGTCGAGTTTTGGATCGCGGTCGTAACCGCGTTGGTCGGGCTGAGCGTGGGCCTGTTGCCCGCAGTGGCTGCCGGAGTTGTGCTCACGCTCGGTCTGGTGCTTCATGAACTGAACAAACCTCGAATCCGAGTGGCACCGATCTCTGCGGGCCTCCTCGAAATTCAGGTGCTCACCCCGCTCTATACGGCCAACCTGCTGTCGACCGCCCAGGCGGTTACGGCGGCGGCTCACACGGCCGATCCCGGCACCGCCATCGTGGTGGACCTCTCAGCGCAGAACGTCATCTCCGTGACCGTGCTCGACGGTTTGCGCGACCTCGACAGTGACCTCAGCGCCGACGGTTACACCGTGTGGTTTGTCAATCTGCCGCAGGGGGCTTTGACGCTCGCCGCGAAGACCTCGTGGTGGCAGCGTGTTGAAGCTGAGGGTCGGTCGGTACGCTAG
- a CDS encoding Dps family protein — protein MATKQIQVPAAQGDLGRPSGVAQFLSPVVHDLVALAVNGKQAHWHVRGENFMGVHEFLDEIVAHAQDASDTVAERIVALGLPVDARISTVAARTTTPTLTDGFQQSDVTVREIVAQLDAVLETVYKAVKGLDDLDPVSQDIVIAIAQQLDKDRWFMFSHYAG, from the coding sequence ATGGCTACCAAGCAGATTCAAGTCCCAGCCGCGCAAGGCGATCTCGGTCGCCCGAGCGGAGTCGCACAGTTTCTGAGCCCCGTCGTGCACGACCTCGTCGCCCTCGCGGTGAACGGCAAGCAGGCCCACTGGCACGTTCGCGGCGAAAACTTTATGGGTGTGCACGAGTTCCTCGACGAGATCGTGGCACACGCTCAGGACGCGTCCGACACCGTTGCGGAGCGGATCGTGGCGCTGGGTCTTCCCGTCGACGCCCGCATCTCGACGGTCGCAGCTCGCACCACCACTCCGACACTCACCGATGGCTTCCAGCAGTCAGATGTGACAGTGCGCGAGATTGTGGCGCAGCTCGATGCAGTGCTTGAGACGGTTTACAAGGCGGTCAAGGGACTCGATGACCTCGACCCCGTAAGCCAGGACATCGTTATCGCGATTGCCCAGCAGCTCGATAAGGATCGCTGGTTCATGTTCTCCCACTACGCGGGCTAA
- a CDS encoding arylsulfatase, with product MDKKFNGVINLDVRDSVPDWTPFVADKAPEGAPNILIVLYDDTGLAAWSTYGGGINMPTLDRLAANGLTYTQWHTTALCSPTRSCMLTGRNHHENGYASISEAASGFPGYNSHIPFENAFLAEVLREKGWNTFWLGKNHNVPVDEWDMGATKRNWPLARGFDRFYGFLGGETNQWYPDLTEDNHFTEQPYQPEDGYHLSKDLADKAISFIRDSKQSQPNKPWFTFFCPGANHAPHHAPEEWIAKYKGKFDDGYEAYREWVLPRMIERGILPADTELTDLNPMPEGTFTEADTVLPWDSLSDAQKKLFSRMAEVYAGYSEYTDHQVGRILDYLEESGQLDNTIVIYAADNGASAEGSPNGSVNENKFFNVFPDDLEENLAMLDKLGGPDTYGHYPTGWAAAFSTPFRMFKRYSYQGGVADPLVISWPAGIKARGEVRSQYHHVVDIVPTLLEAVGVEFPEKVNGYEQSPLAGVSMAYSFDAEPDGPTQKETQYYEMLGTRAIWHEGWKAVTLHGPQLDKGRYEEDVWQLFHTDVDRSESTDLAAQHPEKVEELKALWMEQALKYKVLPLSDLSLQGILDMEFKLPVPPSGQYTYYPNTLEVPERLAANTHGVSFKVLTDVELTPTSEGVLWAHGSRFGGHTLFVKDGKLTYGYNFLGIKPIQYVIADGVPTDGRHIIGVEFVKERMGEHHESYGTARIYVDEQEVASAEIRTQTGHFTLCGEGLCIGYDGGDAVVPDYSEGFPFTHGELHSVTFDVADDAYIDVERHLAAAYMRD from the coding sequence ATGGATAAGAAATTTAACGGCGTCATCAACCTAGACGTCCGAGACTCCGTACCGGATTGGACCCCCTTTGTCGCCGACAAGGCGCCCGAGGGAGCACCGAATATTCTCATCGTGCTCTACGACGATACGGGGCTCGCGGCCTGGTCGACGTACGGCGGCGGCATCAATATGCCGACGCTCGATCGACTCGCGGCGAACGGCCTGACCTACACGCAGTGGCACACAACCGCGCTGTGCTCGCCCACGAGGTCGTGCATGCTGACCGGACGCAATCACCACGAGAACGGGTATGCCTCCATCTCGGAGGCCGCCTCGGGCTTTCCCGGTTACAACTCGCACATTCCCTTCGAGAACGCCTTCCTTGCTGAGGTGCTTCGAGAAAAAGGATGGAACACGTTCTGGCTTGGCAAAAACCACAACGTGCCCGTCGACGAGTGGGACATGGGGGCGACCAAACGCAACTGGCCGCTCGCTCGTGGCTTTGACCGCTTCTACGGCTTCCTCGGCGGCGAAACAAACCAGTGGTACCCCGACCTGACGGAGGACAACCACTTCACCGAACAGCCCTACCAGCCCGAGGACGGCTACCACCTCTCCAAAGATCTTGCCGATAAGGCCATCTCGTTTATTCGCGATTCAAAGCAGTCGCAGCCGAACAAGCCCTGGTTCACGTTCTTCTGCCCGGGTGCCAATCACGCGCCTCACCACGCGCCAGAGGAATGGATCGCGAAGTACAAGGGCAAGTTCGATGACGGCTACGAGGCCTACCGTGAGTGGGTGCTGCCTCGCATGATCGAGCGCGGAATCTTGCCAGCCGACACCGAGCTTACTGATCTCAACCCGATGCCGGAGGGCACGTTCACCGAGGCTGACACGGTGCTGCCGTGGGATTCGCTCTCTGACGCTCAGAAGAAGCTCTTCAGCCGCATGGCCGAGGTGTACGCCGGCTACTCCGAATACACCGATCATCAGGTCGGACGGATTCTCGACTACCTCGAAGAATCGGGTCAGCTCGACAACACCATCGTTATCTACGCGGCCGACAACGGCGCCTCGGCAGAGGGATCGCCCAACGGCTCGGTCAATGAGAACAAGTTCTTCAATGTGTTCCCGGATGATCTCGAAGAAAACCTGGCGATGCTCGACAAGCTGGGCGGTCCCGATACCTACGGGCACTACCCAACCGGGTGGGCTGCGGCATTCTCGACGCCCTTCCGCATGTTCAAGCGTTACTCCTACCAGGGCGGCGTTGCCGATCCTCTCGTGATCTCTTGGCCCGCGGGCATCAAGGCCCGGGGCGAGGTTCGCAGCCAGTATCACCACGTGGTCGACATCGTGCCGACGCTGTTGGAGGCGGTCGGTGTTGAGTTCCCTGAGAAGGTGAACGGCTATGAGCAGTCGCCACTCGCTGGTGTTTCGATGGCCTATTCGTTTGACGCGGAACCCGACGGGCCCACCCAGAAGGAGACGCAGTACTACGAGATGCTGGGTACACGCGCCATCTGGCACGAGGGCTGGAAAGCCGTGACGCTGCACGGACCCCAGCTCGACAAGGGCCGGTACGAGGAAGACGTCTGGCAGCTGTTCCACACCGACGTCGATCGCTCCGAGAGCACGGATCTCGCTGCGCAGCATCCCGAAAAGGTTGAGGAGCTGAAGGCACTCTGGATGGAGCAGGCGCTGAAGTACAAGGTGCTACCTCTGAGCGATCTCAGTCTGCAGGGGATTCTGGACATGGAGTTCAAGCTGCCGGTGCCGCCGAGCGGCCAATACACCTACTATCCGAACACACTTGAAGTGCCGGAGCGCCTCGCGGCCAACACCCACGGTGTCTCGTTCAAGGTGCTCACTGATGTTGAACTCACGCCAACGAGCGAGGGGGTGCTCTGGGCGCACGGATCCCGATTCGGTGGCCACACGCTGTTCGTGAAGGACGGCAAGCTCACCTACGGCTACAACTTCCTCGGGATCAAGCCGATCCAGTACGTGATTGCCGACGGTGTGCCGACCGATGGCCGACACATCATCGGAGTCGAGTTTGTGAAGGAGCGGATGGGGGAGCATCATGAGTCCTACGGCACCGCTCGCATCTATGTTGATGAGCAAGAGGTGGCATCAGCAGAGATCCGCACGCAGACCGGCCACTTCACCCTCTGCGGTGAGGGTCTCTGCATCGGCTACGACGGCGGCGACGCCGTTGTGCCCGATTACTCGGAGGGATTCCCGTTCACACACGGTGAGCTGCACTCGGTAACCTTCGACGTTGCTGACGACGCCTACATTGACGTCGAACGCCACCTCGCGGCTGCCTACATGCGGGACTGA
- a CDS encoding GAP family protein, with product MGELLITLLPLGLGIIMSPLAIMALVAVLVSQNARRNGIAFLLGWITAIVLIMLLCFWIFSSLTPGDRGPAATWVSVLRLIVGVFLVLSAVYMWLRGRHQIREMAAAVSPTDVVEAAPQLPGWLRAVDKFNPGRSYLLGIGIFVLNPVDLSCAVIATLDIHLAQLDFGPTLVTSLIFGLVAASPILIPVIIVLVKGKGADGFLQGARTWIAGNTNILNGILLAIIGFMQLSKAIQDLLA from the coding sequence ATGGGCGAACTCTTGATCACACTGCTGCCGCTCGGGCTCGGAATTATCATGAGTCCACTCGCGATTATGGCTCTCGTGGCGGTGCTGGTTTCCCAAAACGCCAGGCGCAACGGCATCGCATTTTTGCTGGGGTGGATCACAGCGATCGTTCTCATCATGCTGCTCTGCTTCTGGATCTTCTCCTCACTCACACCGGGCGATCGTGGGCCTGCCGCAACCTGGGTCAGTGTGTTGAGACTTATTGTCGGTGTGTTTTTGGTTTTGTCGGCGGTGTACATGTGGCTTCGCGGCCGGCATCAGATTCGTGAGATGGCGGCCGCCGTCTCACCCACCGACGTTGTCGAGGCTGCGCCTCAACTGCCCGGATGGCTGCGGGCCGTCGACAAGTTCAATCCCGGACGGTCATACCTGCTCGGGATCGGCATTTTTGTGTTGAACCCGGTCGATCTTTCGTGTGCGGTCATCGCTACCCTCGATATTCACCTTGCGCAGCTCGACTTTGGGCCCACCCTCGTGACGTCACTTATATTCGGTCTTGTCGCGGCATCTCCGATTCTGATCCCGGTGATCATCGTGCTGGTTAAGGGGAAGGGCGCCGACGGCTTCTTGCAGGGCGCACGTACCTGGATCGCAGGCAACACGAACATCCTCAACGGCATCCTGCTGGCCATCATCGGCTTCATGCAGCTGTCGAAAGCAATTCAGGATCTGCTCGCATAG